The genomic interval TAACAGTCTGACAATCATCCAATCATCCAAATATCCTAAAATTGGCTAATTTTAAGGGAatgaatttggcagaacagtctTTAAACTCACCTTTTCAGATAAATTAGGATCCTATCATGTCTTTCATTTTAACTGTTGATCTTAATTGAGTGCACTTAATATACTCCATGCATAAAGAACATGTCATTGTATTTTTAGGCCCTGGGTTGAATGCTAGTGCATGCTTCGAAAACTTTGCTGTGAATTCTGAATTCTTAATTAAGACTAACTTGTGTTTTGTCGGCCAGTGGCCATACAATTGAAACtctatctttaaaaaataaaaataaaaacacaattcatTATGTTTAAGTAACCTTGCTAATGGAATAACATTACATGATTGTTGATGTAAcagtgcagtttgttttttcCAGCTTGCCTAAAGTAGTCAAGAGACGTGTAAATGCACTGAAGAACCTCCAAGTTAAATGTGCACAAATAGAAGCAAAGTTCTATGAAGAAGTTCATGAACTGGAAAGAAAATATGCAGCTCTTTATCAGCCCTTGTTTGACAAGGTAATCGATATACTTAAACATCTTAGATTTGAAAGCTTCATTTAAAATACTGTTTGTTGTAAAAGTGGAAGATGAGATGGAATTTCTATTCGAGCATTACATCTGCAACTTGCATTTGTGAAAATGTGACCTGGCAGTCTTTGGGTTTTGTTGTCTTATGATGGGTGTTGCATCGTTCAAGTGAGACTTAAAAGGCATGATAACCTGAAAGATCAATGACTTAATCTTCCAGAGGAGTGAAATCATCAATGCCATTTATGAACCTACTGAAGAAGAATGTGAATGGAAAACTGATGTTGAAGAAGAAATTTCAGTGAGTACCTAAACATGGTTTCAAAAAACTCTTGTGTAGCTGTGCTAGAATAGTCTGAAATAGGCTTACTGTGTAATCttatgtacatctactcagaattcagccccactgagttcactggaaCTTATTCCTAGTTAAGGATTGACACCTTCTCTAGTAAATGACAAAGCATGCAATTTATAAATTTGTAAATGAGTAACATGGCTCTTTGGCCTGTTATGAGAGCCAGAAAATGTTTAGTTAGATGTTGAAATACTTTAGTGTGTTTTGAGCCTGTAGAGGGGATTTTAGTAGCTTCCAGAAGTAAGATGCCCATCCTAAACGTAGGAATGTAAAGTAACTTGGAAATATAGAATTTAAAATTGTCTTTTTTGTGGATTCTGTAATACTAAAATTCTTGATTAGTATGCAATGCTCAAATTTTAGAGTAACTTCTTCATTTTAACAAGGAGGAAATAAAAGAGAAGGCCAAGcttgaagaagagaaaaaagatgaagaaaaagaTGACCCTAAAGGAATTCCTGAATTTTGGCTGACTGTATTCAAGAATGTTGATTTGCTCAGTGATATGGTTCAGGTAAAAAAACTTGAATTATTAGATGCATTTTTCATACCCTCTGAGATCTCTGGGGAAACATTTTAAAGTGGAATTCCAGTCAATCTGATTTCTGAAATACTTCTAGAAATAATGGATTTGCCTATTATCTATGAACAGGAGTGTGTACTCAGTGCTAAAAAGCAGACTTCTGCACTATAAGGGCAGGAGAGTTTTCCTGGATCAAATGATCAGATTGAGGATCTGTGTAGTTCAGTGTGTTGTTGGCATGTTATACTCCACTTTGCCACTATCCTGGACTTCCGTGTAACACAGAACATTCCAATTATGGAAGCAGTCTCTCCTTGGAACAATTCACATACAGCCAATGTGTCTGGACCAGGGCTGATCCTGCCACACAGTTCTTCCCATAGACAACTGACAATATGGCAGTTAGATTCTTCAAAAGACACGGCTTGATGAGATTGCCTTCTTCCCTCTCAGATCAGTGGCTAATTCCTTTGAGAGCTTACAAGCAGGCATGAACCTGGCATCTCATAGTTAGTGGTATTCTGCCTCCAATCATAGAAGTTCCAGTTAACAATCATGGCtaatttatgcctaataaaggttttgtttttttaaaaaaaacacatcatgGCTAATAGATCTGTCAGCTGCTCTTGTTCCTGAATTTATCTAGTTCCCTTTCTAAAGCAGTCTGAGTTAGTGGTTGCTGCCACATCTCATGGCCATGAATTATATAAGTTAACTGTGCATCTTGTGAAGTGCAGCCATGTCTCCTGTAATACTATTCCATATAATACTCTTTGCCCTGGGTGAAATtacccaacagtttctttctaaAGCAGGGATTATTTTTTCTCTGCCTCTCTTCTTTGTTTttgtggtgggggggaagagggtgAAAGTGCATGCATAGGCTAGTGGATGGTTTTAAGATGACATGTGAACCCAGAGTGCATTAAAGACTTTCTTTGCTGCTGGTTGCCAGAGAGCAGATGGATGAGTGCCTTCATCATTGGCCTCATCATCATTGTGATTTCTTCCCTTGGTTGGTAGCTACCTATGCATGAATAGGGTCCTTCTGCATCTACTCCTGCTTAAATGCTCAGTACTTGGATTGAAATGGCATAGGAAACAGAAAATGTTGCCTATGAGTCTGTTGGGAAACCTATAAAGGCTCATTCTAGCTACAGGAACACTCCGTGGCTGCTCCCGTGGTGTCAGTTAAATCCATGGTTAGTCCAGGCTGAACCGTTGCCTGAATCCCACCCTAGTTTCACCCAGTGTGCGCAGCCTCCCAGGTGTTCACAATTCATGGGTACACGCTGGTGGGTTCCAGTTGCCCACCTGTCCACTTTTTAACTCTCTCCCTTGAGATCCAGCACTGCCATTGCCTCTAATGGCCATAGAGACCCAGCAGTCCCTCTACAACTTTTAAAGGAGgttgcagtggcagcagtgctgggtgtTAAGGAGGAGAGATTACCTCTCCTTATCCCCCTCTTAGCCACTTTCTTAAGAGACAAGAATGGATCGAGTCTGGTCCACAGAGGTAGAACACtgggggaggctgcaggtgggcATTGTGTACCCTTTGCCAACTTCTCCCTCAATGTCATAGATATGACTGACTTGACCAGGGCTGGCCTAATGGCTCTCTGCTCTTTTCATGGGtactggtgggtggggaggaagaatgGCTGCATTGTGCACATTTTCCCTTCATTTTACTCCCACCCGTTTCCTGAATAGGATGAACTTCTAGTATAACTTTCTactcttcccccctttttaaagtaaCAGGGCCTATCCTTGGAGCCCTGGGAACTGAACTCCTAGTATATGGCAATACTGTGAACATACCAGCATTACAGCAGTGCTATAGTTACTTCTTGTAGAGCTATTTCACACAGATATCTGGTTTCCAGGAACTTTTTCACAGTTTTTGCATGAAAGCCAGAAGTGTGCTCTGATCACTGATCCGAGCAATGTCAAGTATCAGGAAGGCCAGTGGATGGGGCTGTGGGTctcccagaccctccccaagGTCAGTGTaactccaggtaagggggaaatcCCCTTAGTCCCCAAAGCATTGTGACTGTTGTGGTGTTGTTGGGacacccattactgggccactctccttaagggggaatggcccacttCTTATtgcttggtgggttgtgaccaaccactttgggaaccactggtatgttttTAGCCTGCATCTGGAGCAATGAGGACAAAACGTACTGTAAAATGAAAACTTGGGGTCTTAGGAAGTTGAACTCCACACTCAATATTGCAGTCTGTATTTGCAGTTTATTTGGAAATTATGCAGCCCTGGTACATGGGCATGATATTAGATATAAGCTGCTTTTCATTTCTGCATAATAGAGATGTTCAAGTTGCACAGTAGATATGTGTGTTGCTATCATCTGGTGAGCTAAATCTGAATTTCCAAATCTCACTCCAGATTATTGGTATAtttctttcttgctttgttttttgtttttcacctatattaaaataaaatactttcaTGCCAACATAaactaattttattttaaaggaacaCGATGAACCTATTCTGAAACACTTGAAAGATATCAAAGTGAAGTTTTCAGAGGCTGGGCAGCCGATGGTAggttctgttttttttataaCAATCTATGTCAACATTGAGACAACTGAAGGATTGTGTATATCTTTCCATTTCATTAACAAATGTGGCCCTTCAAATTGTTGTCTGTTCTGCATTCATAATAACCATCAATTTAATAATATGGCCCATGTGACTTGTTTACTAAGTACTTCATATTGTCACATGTATGTAGTATTTTACCTCATTATTTGAAAACTTGGTGACTTGCAGCTGAATATGTGAAATGCTTCCATTGAAAATTATGGAGTTCATGTGACAGCAGGGAGGGATCCTGAAGTTGGTCTGTTGGGGCTCTCATTTAGGCCATCAATTGAAAGCAGTGTGCACCTCAAGATTCTTAACATGTTCCAAACTCTACAATTTCATAACCTGCTCCAAATATCACTAATTCTGCTTTGCCTGAAGTATAAGTTGGTCTTTCTAGTTGAGCGTTGCTTATTAGTTTCTGTTTAAAAGTGTTCTAAAAAGGGATCTTActcaaggcagcttcagaaataAAATTCTTTCTTCATGTGGAAGGCAAGAATGTGCCTGCCCAAGGTTATGGGATGTTTGGAACCAGGATTAAACCATGGTTGCACATGCTTTGTGAACCAGACCTAAGACTAATAAACTGATGTATGCAGAAAATAACCTGCCTTCTGGCAAAAACCAAGTAAAGGTTAGAAGAAAAGCTGTAATCCAGTCTGGGTCAGTGGGAAATCTTTCTTTGAGGTGTAATAATGTTTGTGgtctgagaccctgagaagtggtcttgCGGGTGGGGTGGGATTGTCTTTGATAGCTTCCagagtcttgctgagcaagcacttCTCCACGGATCACCTGCAAGTGCTTAGAATGGACCATCCACAGCCAGCATTGCATGTGGTCTACGATGATTCCAGTTCTTGCCTTCGTGGTCTGTAGGCTTCTAAAAGTTGGAAACTGCTGGTCTAGACAACTGTAATTCACTGTATTCACCTGTAGACTTTAATATTCATAAGATGTGGTGACAACATTGCTAGAAAACTGTCCCCCACAATGTTAAAGTCTGCCATGTATTTCTAAAAAACCACCTGGATTTGACCAGCCTAATGCAGTATGGATAACATTAAATTGAACTCGCACTGGACATGGCAGATGGGCAGATGCCCTTTATAAGTGGGGCACAATATCTTCTCCAAATTGTGATTGTGCGGTTGAAAAACAAAGTATCCAGCATATAGTGACAGAATGCCAAAACAGAGCTTATAATGGAGGTTTTGCTTATTTTCTGACTGTGACAAATGAAGTTAAAAACTATATTTGTAATTTAGAAATAagtttttattaatattttagaGTTTATATTTTGTATGTTAATCTGTGTTTTTATTGAAATGTGATGAGAAGGTGACATATAATAAATAACTGTATTCATCCGAGCGAGAAGTAGAATGGGCATTTAAAGAATGTAGCAGTACAGTTGGATGCTTTATTGGCAAAACAATAAAACTGGTTCATTGAGTGTACCTTGGGTATCTGTTCTATTAAGATTAATAATGCATCATTCATTTGTTTCTAAttttttgactttttttaaagactttcaCGTTAGAATTCCACTTTGAACCTAATGAATATTTCACAAATGAACTCCTGACAAAAACGTATAGAATGAGATCTGAACCTGATGATTCGGACCCTTTCTCTTTTGATGGACCAGAAATTATGGGTTGTACAGGGtaagtatatattttttaatgattGACCATCTTCTATAATGCAACATTATCTCTGACACTTACTTGGAGGTGGAGATTCTCAAGTGGTTTGAGATTTGACTTGCATTTCAGGGAAAGGGGCAGTTATATTTCTTTGGAACCAGGTTCTTTTGAGCCTAGTATCTGAATCAGGGAATGTAACATTCATGTGACTTGAACATTGTTTCTGGAAGCTGTGGTAACTATCCCCCTGCACTCCTGACCAGCTCTGCAGTAATCACTACTGGAATGAGAGTTCTGCCCAACTCTTGACTTGTCAACCTGAAGGTGGAATTAATTAGTGCATTACTATACATTCCTATTACCTATCAGAAGGCTAGCTGAGCACACCTGAAACTTCTATCTACTAGTACTTAGACCTTCTCTGTGCGGGGTACAGGAATGATGAATTGCAGCTTGAAGTTCAATATGACATTCAGGATAAGAGGCAAGTTATAAACTACTGCAGTACAGCTAGAGACACACCAATGGCATGCTTGAAAATAAACTCCAAATCAGCTAAAGTCTGAAGGGCTGTCAGTGGACTGGTTTTTAGAGAAGGAAGGTGTCATTCAGGATTAGCTGCACTTTCACCGATCATGAAATTTCTTGTGGAAACCTCTTCAAGCCTGTGTTACATTGTTCATATTCCCAATCGTATATGAACAGAATATGGGATCTGAATTTTTGGAGAATAcctgtttttaaactgttttctGAGGTGGAAAGATATACTGGCTTCACTTAATTAAGGTGCTACCTTTTATCCAAGAACTCTACTTGAGTGGGGAGAAAATGTAACAACTATTCAGTGGTGAACTGCAGTAAAATTTAGCAATGTTGTAACTACCTAAGATGAATGTACAAACACATGCTCCATAGTAACTCAAGTTTTTCCATAGGTGCCAAATAgattggaaaagggggaagaATGTTACTTTGAAAACcatcaaaaagaa from Tiliqua scincoides isolate rTilSci1 chromosome 7, rTilSci1.hap2, whole genome shotgun sequence carries:
- the LOC136656811 gene encoding nucleosome assembly protein 1-like 1 isoform X1 — encoded protein: MADIDNKEQAELDQQDMEDIEEVEEEETGEDANSKARQLTVQMMQNPQILAALQERLDGLVGTPTGYIESLPKVVKRRVNALKNLQVKCAQIEAKFYEEVHELERKYAALYQPLFDKRSEIINAIYEPTEEECEWKTDVEEEISEEIKEKAKLEEEKKDEEKDDPKGIPEFWLTVFKNVDLLSDMVQEHDEPILKHLKDIKVKFSEAGQPMTFTLEFHFEPNEYFTNELLTKTYRMRSEPDDSDPFSFDGPEIMGCTGCQIDWKRGKNVTLKTIKKKQKHKGRGTVRTVTKTVSNDSFFNFFSPPEDPESGDVDDDTEAILAADFEIGHFLRERIVPRSVLYFTGEAIEDDDDDYDEEGEEADDEEGEEEADEENDPDYDPKKDQNPAECKQQ
- the LOC136656811 gene encoding nucleosome assembly protein 1-like 1 isoform X2; this encodes MADIDNKEQAELDQQDMEDIEEVEEEETGEDANSKARQLTVQMMQNPQILAALQERLDGLVGTPTGYIESLPKVVKRRVNALKNLQVKCAQIEAKFYEEVHELERKYAALYQPLFDKRSEIINAIYEPTEEECEWKTDVEEEISEIKEKAKLEEEKKDEEKDDPKGIPEFWLTVFKNVDLLSDMVQEHDEPILKHLKDIKVKFSEAGQPMTFTLEFHFEPNEYFTNELLTKTYRMRSEPDDSDPFSFDGPEIMGCTGCQIDWKRGKNVTLKTIKKKQKHKGRGTVRTVTKTVSNDSFFNFFSPPEDPESGDVDDDTEAILAADFEIGHFLRERIVPRSVLYFTGEAIEDDDDDYDEEGEEADDEEGEEEADEENDPDYDPKKDQNPAECKQQ